From a region of the Myxococcus stipitatus genome:
- a CDS encoding DUF507 family protein, with amino-acid sequence MRLYPKVIPIISREAIQQLMQDGDIEVEPMRVADAEMDLSAIMREYLANEERVNQATREALERRGYDYSKFNQVKREMADVRGFKMGDEGIEYVINQMIEFLLISRNVEEVYSADNSLRQKIFQVMKRHLDVDDEIDKEARSRLKHLQEGTSAFDIEYNKTVEQIRRARGLI; translated from the coding sequence ATGAGGCTGTATCCGAAGGTGATCCCGATCATCTCGCGAGAGGCGATTCAGCAGCTCATGCAGGATGGGGACATCGAGGTGGAGCCGATGCGCGTGGCGGACGCCGAGATGGACCTGTCGGCCATCATGCGCGAATACCTTGCGAATGAAGAGCGTGTGAACCAGGCGACGCGCGAGGCGCTGGAGCGTCGCGGATATGACTACTCGAAGTTCAACCAGGTGAAGCGCGAGATGGCGGATGTCCGCGGCTTCAAGATGGGCGACGAGGGCATCGAGTACGTCATCAACCAGATGATCGAGTTCCTCCTCATCAGCCGCAACGTCGAGGAGGTCTACTCGGCGGACAACTCGCTGCGTCAGAAGATCTTCCAGGTCATGAAGCGGCACCTGGACGTGGACGACGAGATCGACAAGGAGGCCCGCTCCCGCCTGAAGCACCTGCAGGAGGGCACGAGCGCCTTCGACATCGAGTACAACAAGACGGTGGAGCAGATCCGCCGCGCGCGGGGCCTCATCTAG